From the genome of Alosa alosa isolate M-15738 ecotype Scorff River chromosome 18, AALO_Geno_1.1, whole genome shotgun sequence, one region includes:
- the LOC125311393 gene encoding uncharacterized protein LOC125311393: protein MYAKEEKSSKLTLVQLYLFEKMVAIPIPVSTLLISSVSCLYATHQQCVLSLRYSSALCPVSTSALCPVSTLHISTVSCLYAPHQHCVLSPHQQCVLSPHQHCVLSLHQHCVLSPHQHCVLSLRSTSALCPVSTLHISTVSCLYISTVSCLYISSVSCLHISSVSCLHISTVSCLYATHQHCVLSLHQHCVLSPHQHCVLSLHQHCVLSPHQHCVLSPHQHCVLSLHQHCVLSLRCTSALCPVSTSALCPVSTSALCPVSTSALCPVSTSALCPVSTSALCPVSTSALCPVSTLLISTVSCHYAPHQHCVLLLCSTSALCPVSTSALCPVSTSALCPVSTSALCPVSTLHISTVSCLYISTVSCLYALLL, encoded by the coding sequence ATGTACGCAAAGGAAGAGAAGTCATCAAAATTGACTCTAGTGCAACTATATTTATTTGAAAAAATGGTGGCAATTCCTATTCCTGTCTCTACGCTACTCATCAGCAGTGTGTCCTGTCTCTACGCTACTCATCAGCAGTGTGTCCTGTCTCTACGCTACTCATCAGCACTGTGTCCTGTCTCCACATCAGCACTGTGTCCTGTCTCTACGCTCCACATCAGCACTGTGTCCTGTCTCTACGCTCCACATCAGCACTGTGTCCTGTCTCCACATCAGCAGTGTGTCCTGTCTCCACATCAGCACTGTGTCCTGTCTCTACATCAGCACTGTGTCCTGTCTCCACATCAGCACTGTGTCCTGTCTCTACGCTCCACATCAGCACTGTGTCCTGTCTCTACGCTCCACATCAGCACTGTGTCCTGTCTCTACATCAGCACTGTGTCCTGTCTCTACATCAGCAGTGTGTCCTGTCTCCACATCAGCAGTGTGTCCTGTCTCCACATCAGCACTGTGTCCTGTCTCTACGCTACTCATCAGCACTGTGTCCTGTCTCTACATCAGCACTGTGTCCTGTCTCCACATCAGCACTGTGTCCTGTCTCTACATCAGCACTGTGTCCTGTCTCCACATCAGCACTGTGTCCTGTCTCCACATCAGCACTGTGTCCTGTCTCTACATCAGCACTGTGTCCTGTCTCTACGCTGCACATCAGCACTGTGTCCTGTCTCTACATCAGCACTGTGTCCTGTCTCTACATCAGCACTGTGTCCTGTCTCCACATCAGCACTGTGTCCTGTCTCTACATCAGCACTGTGTCCTGTCTCCACATCAGCACTGTGTCCTGTCTCTACATCAGCACTGTGTCCTGTCTCTACGCTCCTCATCAGCACTGTGTCCTGTCACTACGCTCCTCATCAGCACTGTGTCCTGTTACTATGCTCCACATCAGCACTGTGTCCTGTCTCCACATCAGCACTGTGTCCTGTCTCTACATCAGCACTGTGTCCTGTCTCTACATCAGCACTGTGTCCTGTCTCTACGCTCCACATCAGCACTGTGTCCTGTCTCTACATCAGCACTGTGTCCTGTCTCTACGCACTTTTGCTCTGA